In the Bombus pyrosoma isolate SC7728 linkage group LG15, ASM1482585v1, whole genome shotgun sequence genome, one interval contains:
- the LOC122575341 gene encoding uncharacterized protein LOC122575341: protein MKIILLLLPISWLAMCLATPLEKLDKISVLEQQSVTLTDRAKYEEELLRKLNSKCSQNDISSCVMLKLVTYMNKLLKKASIELTDDIEIRKTSQASEEVITFEAGRSNDDESEVLNLVANKVYAFIKSRSIKWRILPEDDVVVSASEDENGSLNLGLSIERADNIPVQDGRGKKNNNMGPLIAAAVLKVGLIGGLAFKALALLVGKALLLSKIALLLAGIIGLKKLFSQQKHVTYEVVAHPHHTSSHTLDHGHGDSYSSGWARSFHGQGPISGQTDAHELAYSAHAK, encoded by the exons ATGAAGATTATTCTGTTATTGTTGCCGATCTCGTGGCTGGCCATGTGCCTGGCGACACCATTGGAAAAGCTCGACAAGATCAGCGTGCTCGAGCAGCAGTCTGTGACGCTAACGGATCGGGCCAAGTACGAGGAGGAGTTGCTTCGAAAGCTTAACTCCAAGTGCTCGCAAAACGACATCAGCAGCTGCGTGATGTTGAAGTTGGTTACCTACATGAACAAGCTACTGAAGAAGGCGTCGATCGAGCTGACAGACGATATCGAGATCAGAAAAACCAGCCAAGCCTCCGAGGAGGTGATTACGTTCGAAGCTGGCAGAAGCAACGACGATGAGTCTGAGGTCCTCAACCTTGTCGCGAACAAGGTGTATGCGTTCATCAAGTCTAGAAGTATCAAATGGAGAATTCTACCGGAAGATGACGTAGTTGTTTCCGCTTCGGAGGATGAGAACGGATCGTTGAATCTTGGCTTGTCCATCGAAAGGGCGGACAATATTCCAGTGCAGGatg GTCGCGGAAAGAAGAACAATAACATGGGTCCGTTGATCGCGGCGGCGGTGCTAAAGGTCGGTCTGATCGGTGGTCTGGCCTTCAAGGCGCTCGCGTTACTTGTCGGCAAAGCGTTGCTCCTTTCCAAGATCGCTCTTTTACTGGCCGGTATAATCGGTCTGAAGAAACTGTTCTCGCAACAGAAGCACGTGACTTACGAGGTGGTCGCTCATCCTCATCACACTTCCAGTCACACGTTGGATCACGGACACGGGGACAGCTATTCCAGCGGCTGGGCCAGAAGTTTCCACGGTCAAGGCCCGATTTCCGGGCAGACAGACGCTCACGAACTAGCCTACTCGGCGCACGCGAAGTGA
- the LOC122575356 gene encoding uncharacterized protein LOC122575356 produces MRLVQSLVTHGLVLLLTLLVPCLSVTFEDGTSDERSEARENHVPEPPEPPEQVVFNKTRQGKGLFDWIGLGTGRNVDPYIAKINQGCLNGDLAECFKSQALSYFSDFFDHSHYDLNDYVKVVRMSRDVVQEVNRRPYEYSGEPRSSDSEWDHLMKFALRKAEKFVKTVAIELHIPSEETGSNEVYAPRFLDEIADEIDTLENKKDTLFSRHQLKKLFIPMLIVLKLFKLKLLLFLPLILGLASFKKFLAFLAIVIPGLIGFFKLYKPLTQSYHPPVYSQSGIAYPYYKENSNSYPYPEQGDHHGFEYASGYHRDSSVSFGQDLAYRGYRQYQS; encoded by the exons ATGCGACTAGTGCAATCGCTGGTAACACACGGTCTGGTGCTGCTGTTGACACTGTTGGTACCCTGTTTGTCGGTTACCTTCGAGGATGGAACTTCCGATGAGCGGTCCGAAGCGCGCG AGAACCACGTGCCAGAGCCGCCAGAGCCGCCAGAGCAGGTCGTTTTCAATAAAACGCGTCAAGGTAAAGGGCTTTTCGACTGGATCGGTCTAGGCACAGGACGAAATGTAGATCCATACATAGCGAAAATAAATCAAGGCTGCTTAAACGGCGACCTGGCGGAATGTTTCAAATCTCAGGCTTTGAGTTATTTCTCCGATTTCTTTGACCACTCTCATTACGACCTAAATGATTACGTGAAGGTCGTTAGGATGTCCAGAGACGTGGTACAGGAAGTCAATCGTCGACCGTACGAATATTCTGGGGAACCAAG GTCTAGCGACTCTGAATGGGATCATCTGATGAAATTCGCTCTTAGAAAGGCGGAAAAATTCGTGAAAACCGTGGCTATCGAGTTGCACATCCCTTCCGAAGAAACTGGATCAAATGAAGTGTACGCTCCACGGTTTTTGGATGAAATTGCCGACGAAATTGACACTCTTGAGAATAAAAAAGACACTCTATTCT CCCGTCATCAATTGAAGAAACTCTTTATCCCAATGCTGATCGTACTGAAGCTCTTCAAATTGAAGTTACTCCTGTTTCTGCCTCTGATCCTGGGTTTAGCGTCTTTCAAGAAATTCCTCGCTTTCTTAGCCATTGTGATACCTGGTCTAAttggatttttcaaattgtacaAGCCACTCACGCAGAGTTATCATCCACCAGTGTATAGTCAGAGCGGTATAGCTTATCCttattacaaagaaaattccaatagTTATCCTTATCCTGAACAGGGTGACCACCATGGTTTCGAGTATGCAAGTGGATATCACAGAGATAGCAGCGTATCTTTTGGTCAGGATCTTGCTTATCGAGGCTATCGGCAATACCAATCGtaa
- the LOC122575355 gene encoding uncharacterized protein LOC122575355 isoform X1: MGGSRDGVILLILAVAWLRLTVGVEVHVAALNETDHPVQVDSIENEVSFSSEELDQHPHMMPGKPSKLDTNINQMIQMDDRSQYQIEATRMENATAFPLESTGCQDNGTTPCARKDLSDLFDRLSRIDTYNVTDSVQIIRNRDVIGRKDEKGNDRPDASLLDKVRRFAREHVVKIRLSQDLIPGRKARTFFNAIFQGKSTFLTGFGLGFLAFGLKKLLLPLIFGVQIIKSVLLALFLPSIIGSIGNIVGKGVSSFAQSSHTTAQPEENFEFKDNSDLYSDDYLTRQPVGTLPASVMYDESMMQSQKSPEIASRYSFVDPRITHANAVADRYYTRHVAAHGLSKKQDFKVFHEIPTSSLLLTNYDPFYSPLLSRLDAVFSRLGHTTEGCREYAVCAMYRSPARYAPYSNLVSAQLSRELNELRRPSSDNPDVLRFFRYMKAAKDGQDGVKCEDAYASCAIAREDQTLRQNQAMLATYQDIDKLVHARKL; the protein is encoded by the exons ATGGGTGGATCGAGAGACGGCGTGATCTTGCTCATCTTGGCGGTCGCGTGGCTCCGATTGACGGTCGGGGTCGAGGTCCACGTGGCGGCCTTGAACGAGACCGACCATCCAGTACAAGTGGATTCTATCGAAAACGAGGTGTCGTTCAGCAGTGAAGAGTTGGATCAGCATCCGCACATGATGCCCGGTAAACCTTCGAAACTCGATACGAACATTAATCAGATGATACAGATGGACGATAGGTCACAGTATCAGATCGAGGCGACGCGAATGGAGAACGCTACAGCGTTTCCGTTGGAGTCGACGGGTTGCCAGGACAACGGGACGACGCCTTGCGCGCGCAAGGATCTGTCCGATCTGTTCGACAGGTTGTCCAGGATCGACACGTACAACGTGACCGACTCGGTGCAGATCATAAGAAATCGGGACGTCATCGGCAGGAAAGACGAAAAAGGTAACGACCGGCCGGACGCAAGCCTACTCGATAAAGTTCGCCGGTTCGCAAGAGAACACGTAGTAAAGATACGTCTGAGCCAGGACTTAATACCCGGTAGAAAAGCTAGAACCTTCTTCAACG CCATCTTTCAGGGAAAGAGTACCTTTTTAACAGGATTCGGACTTGGTTTTCTAGCATTTGGCCTGAAGAAGCTGCTGCTACCTCTGATCTTTGGTGTACAGATCATTAAGAGTGTCCTACTGGCGCTTTTCCTGCCCAGTATCATCGGAAGTATCGGTAATATCGTCGGTAAAG gaGTTTCATCGTTTGCGCAATCATCGCATACCACGGCGCAGCCAGAAGAAAATTTCGAGTTCAAGGATAATTCCGATTTGTACAGCGATGACTACCTGACGCGACAGCCGGTAGGAACATTACCAGCCTCTGTAATGTACGATGAAAGTATGATGCAGTCTCAGAAGAGTCCAGAAATCGCATCGAGATATTCCTTCGTCGATCCTAGAATAACCCACGCCAATGCTGTTGCTGATCGTTATTACACTCGCCACGTTGCTGCTCATGGACTTTCTAAAAAGCAAGACTTTAAG GTGTTCCACGAAATTCCAACGAGTTCGCTGCTGCTAACTAACTACGATCCCTTCTACTCTCCTCTGTTATCTCGCCTGGATGCCGTGTTCTCTCGTCTGGGCCACACGACGGAGGGTTGCAGAGAATACGCCGTTTGTGCGATGTACCGAAGCCCCGCCAGATACGCACCGTATTCGAATCTGGTCTCAGCACAGCTGTCCAGAGAGCTGAACGAATTAAGAAGACCCAGCAGCGACAATCCCGATGTCCTGAGGTTCTTCCGGTACATGAAGGCCGCGAAAGACGGACAAGATGGCGTGAAATGCGAGGATGCGTACGCGAGTTGCGCAATTGCACGAGAGGATCAAACCCTCAGGCAAAATCAGGCGATGTTGGCTACCTACCAGGACATCGACAAGCTCGTCCACGCGAGGAAGttataa
- the LOC122575355 gene encoding uncharacterized protein LOC122575355 isoform X2 encodes MGGSRDGVILLILAVAWLRLTVGVEVHVAALNETDHPVQVDSIENEVSFSSEELDQHPHMMPGKPSKLDTNINQMIQMDDRSQYQIEATRMENATAFPLESTGCQDNGTTPCARKDLSDLFDRLSRIDTYNVTDSVQIIRNRDVIGRKDEKGNDRPDASLLDKVRRFAREHVVKIRLSQDLIPGRKARTFFNAFGLKKLLLPLIFGVQIIKSVLLALFLPSIIGSIGNIVGKGVSSFAQSSHTTAQPEENFEFKDNSDLYSDDYLTRQPVGTLPASVMYDESMMQSQKSPEIASRYSFVDPRITHANAVADRYYTRHVAAHGLSKKQDFKVFHEIPTSSLLLTNYDPFYSPLLSRLDAVFSRLGHTTEGCREYAVCAMYRSPARYAPYSNLVSAQLSRELNELRRPSSDNPDVLRFFRYMKAAKDGQDGVKCEDAYASCAIAREDQTLRQNQAMLATYQDIDKLVHARKL; translated from the exons ATGGGTGGATCGAGAGACGGCGTGATCTTGCTCATCTTGGCGGTCGCGTGGCTCCGATTGACGGTCGGGGTCGAGGTCCACGTGGCGGCCTTGAACGAGACCGACCATCCAGTACAAGTGGATTCTATCGAAAACGAGGTGTCGTTCAGCAGTGAAGAGTTGGATCAGCATCCGCACATGATGCCCGGTAAACCTTCGAAACTCGATACGAACATTAATCAGATGATACAGATGGACGATAGGTCACAGTATCAGATCGAGGCGACGCGAATGGAGAACGCTACAGCGTTTCCGTTGGAGTCGACGGGTTGCCAGGACAACGGGACGACGCCTTGCGCGCGCAAGGATCTGTCCGATCTGTTCGACAGGTTGTCCAGGATCGACACGTACAACGTGACCGACTCGGTGCAGATCATAAGAAATCGGGACGTCATCGGCAGGAAAGACGAAAAAGGTAACGACCGGCCGGACGCAAGCCTACTCGATAAAGTTCGCCGGTTCGCAAGAGAACACGTAGTAAAGATACGTCTGAGCCAGGACTTAATACCCGGTAGAAAAGCTAGAACCTTCTTCAACG CATTTGGCCTGAAGAAGCTGCTGCTACCTCTGATCTTTGGTGTACAGATCATTAAGAGTGTCCTACTGGCGCTTTTCCTGCCCAGTATCATCGGAAGTATCGGTAATATCGTCGGTAAAG gaGTTTCATCGTTTGCGCAATCATCGCATACCACGGCGCAGCCAGAAGAAAATTTCGAGTTCAAGGATAATTCCGATTTGTACAGCGATGACTACCTGACGCGACAGCCGGTAGGAACATTACCAGCCTCTGTAATGTACGATGAAAGTATGATGCAGTCTCAGAAGAGTCCAGAAATCGCATCGAGATATTCCTTCGTCGATCCTAGAATAACCCACGCCAATGCTGTTGCTGATCGTTATTACACTCGCCACGTTGCTGCTCATGGACTTTCTAAAAAGCAAGACTTTAAG GTGTTCCACGAAATTCCAACGAGTTCGCTGCTGCTAACTAACTACGATCCCTTCTACTCTCCTCTGTTATCTCGCCTGGATGCCGTGTTCTCTCGTCTGGGCCACACGACGGAGGGTTGCAGAGAATACGCCGTTTGTGCGATGTACCGAAGCCCCGCCAGATACGCACCGTATTCGAATCTGGTCTCAGCACAGCTGTCCAGAGAGCTGAACGAATTAAGAAGACCCAGCAGCGACAATCCCGATGTCCTGAGGTTCTTCCGGTACATGAAGGCCGCGAAAGACGGACAAGATGGCGTGAAATGCGAGGATGCGTACGCGAGTTGCGCAATTGCACGAGAGGATCAAACCCTCAGGCAAAATCAGGCGATGTTGGCTACCTACCAGGACATCGACAAGCTCGTCCACGCGAGGAAGttataa
- the LOC122575359 gene encoding uncharacterized protein LOC122575359 has product MKCIQDDWKLGWFERISYVLLVTFYCFSKHASVLAFDNSTNTFVERSRVDCSLHKDIITCGKYKVARWLHDIVREKEYSYGSLRIVRIPSISGQPILPKLPPSRVFKTDAVEALNFVRDCLEDLLTKRALVYTVDNSATGRSFGNAPMIMDEDELIQMQSRKYPADNWRLLKKKTSIILPLLILLNLLKVKLLLLPIFLSVHFIKKLLVLASIIVPSLLARLKICKFANSHSQGYPYHMWGTAADAPVDYPTAYGQEEPWSHRNDYIAANSPYMGYQGYRNPYG; this is encoded by the exons ATGAAGTGCATACAAGACGATTGGAAGTTGGGCTGGTTCGAGAGAATTAGCTACGTTTTGTTAGTgactttttattgtttttcgaAGCACGCCTCTGTATTGGCGTTTGATAATTCAACCAATACGTTTGTCGAGAGATCTCGAGTAGACTGCAGCCTGCATAAAGATATAATCACTTGCGGGAAATACAAAGTTGCCAGATGGCTTCATGACATTGTGAGGGAGAAG gAATACAGCTATGGTTCCCTGCGTATTGTGAGAATCCCATCCATATCTGGACAACCGATACTTCCAAAGTTACCACCGTCACGTGTGTTCAAAACCGATGCGGTCGAGGCCTTGAACTTCGTCAGGGACTGCTTGGAGGATCTGCTGACGAAACGAGCTTTGGTTTACACGGTTGACAACTCCGCCACTGGCAGGAGTTTTGGTAACGCGCCTATGATCATGGACGAGGATGAACTCATTCAAATGCAGAGCAGAAAATACCCTGCTG ATAACTGGAGACTTCTGAAGAAGAAAACCTCCATAATCCTTCCTCTTCTAATCCTATTAAATCTACTGAAAGTGAAACTGTTGCTTCTACCCATTTTCCTCAGTGTTCATTTCATCAAGAAGCTACTAGTGCTAGCTTCCATCATTGTTCCCTCGTTATTGGCGCGCCTGAAGATCTGCAAATTCGCGAATTCACATTCCCAGGGTTACCCTTATCACATGTGGGGTACGGCCGCTGATGCACCCGTCGATTATCCAACAG CATACGGTCAAGAAGAGCCATGGTCTCACAGAAATGATTACATCGCAGCAAACTCTCCTTACATGGGATACCAGGGTTATCGCAACCCCTATGGATGA
- the LOC122575357 gene encoding sideroflexin-1 codes for MSSNKDDSAFADERKIDIEKPYWDQSTYKGRALHFLTVTNPLNLFLSAKELEHARDIVTKYRKGDSLAQLKVTQDELWKCKYQYDSAYHPDTGEKMLLIGRMSAQVPMNMMITGCMLTFYKTTAHVVIWQWVNQSFNAIVNYTNRSGSSPIPMNTILQSYAIATGGAVMTALGLNRLLRNAPPLVGRLVPFAAVAAANCVNIPFMRMPELQNGIELQTEEGTKVGSSKRAASKAIAAVTLSRILMSAPSMILSPILMNIMDRRQMLRNAKWAVVPIQVLICGVCLTFATPLCCALFVQRVPISVDDLEPDVRDQVLSANPNLRTVYYNKGL; via the exons ATGTCGAGTAACAAGGACGACAGCGCGTTTGCTGACGAGCGAAAGATCGACATCGAGAAGCCATACTGGGATCAGAGCACGTACAAGGGTAGGGCGCTACACTTCCTCACGGTCACGAACCCATTGAATCTATTCCTCAGCGCCAAGGAGCTCGAGCACGCCCGAGACATCGTCACAAAGTACAG GAAAGGAGATAGCCTGGCACAATTAAAGGTGACGCAGGACGAGTTATGGAAATGCAAGTACCAGTACGACAGCGCGTACCATCCCGACACGGGCGAGAAAATGTTGCTAATTGGACGCATGAGTGCCCAAGTTCCGATGAATATGATGATCACCGGCTGTATGTTGACGTTTTACAA aACGACAGCGCACGTCGTCATTTGGCAGTGGGTAAACCAATCGTTCAACGCGATCGTCAATTACACAAACCGCAGTGGATCGAGTCCGATCCCCATGAACACGATTTTACAAAGTTACGCCATTGCAACTGGAGGAGCTGTGATGACAGCCCTCGGGTTAAATCGACTTTTACGGAATGCACCACCCTTGGTAGGTCGATTAGTGCCGTTCGCAGCAGTTGCCGCTGCCAACTGCGTAAACATTCCCTTCATGAGAATGCCGGAGCTTCAAAACGGGATCGAATTACAAACGGAAGAAGGTACGAAGGTCGGCAGCAGTAAACGAGCAGCAAGCAAAGCCATTGCCGCTGTTACTCTGTCTCGTATTCTTATGTCTGCACCGAGCATGA TACTGTCGCCTATTCTAATGAATATCATGGACCGACGACAAATGTTACGTAACGCGAAATGGGCAGTCGTCCCCATACAAGTTTTAATTTGCGGAGTCTGCCTGACGTTCGCCACTCCTCTTTGTTGTGCTCTGTTCGTACAACGAGTACCTATTTCGGTGGACGATTTAGAACCAGATGTACGAGATCAGGTGCTCTCCGCAAATCCTAATCTTCGAACAGTGTATTACAATAAAGGCCTTTGA
- the LOC122575358 gene encoding 39S ribosomal protein L2, mitochondrial, with protein MSATSLVARVFTRHVANVCYKPASLPVQVQPKRNQWNLVKVPKPGENGKSYRRIVHYKDKYTVEPLNVTNLAGRDPVTGRVVAKGIGGGIKHKYHWIQWIRDGPADLDEPPREDKVLAVFKDGCRTSFVALVGSGSNLQYILATENMKVGDIIRTHKGIPENHVRAFEGDAYPLGALPIGTIVNCVEKYPGQGGSLIHAAGTYGTILRKDGEDRVVVKMPSKKEFSIYKTCMATVGRLSNIEHGSTPIGSAQKNRELGNRPRSGLWQRKTGRFGRKIKPPGPVRKVGIDEKDNINIKLEMNIVGLNAVNL; from the exons ATGTCTGCCACGTCGTTGGTAGCTCGTGTTTTCACGAGACATGTCGCCAATGTTTGTTACAAACCTGCCTCATTGCCGGTTCAAGTGCAGCCGAAAAGAAATCAGTGGAATCTTGTGAAAGTCCCAAAACCTGGAGAGAACGGGAAAAGTTACCGAAGAATCGTCCACTATAAAGACAAGTATACGGTTGAACCTTTAAATGTTACGAATTTAGCAGGAAGAGATCCCGTTACAG GAAGAGTGGTGGCGAAAGGTATCGGTGGAGGGATCAAACACAAATATCACTGGATACAGTGGATCAGAGATGGGCCTGCTGATCTTGATGAACCCCCGAGAGAAGACAAAGTGTTGGCAGTATTCAAGGACGGTTGCAGAACGTCGTTCGTAGCTTTGGTTGGAAGCGGCTCTAATTTACAGTACATTCTCGCGACGGAGAATATGAAAGTTGGAGACATAATTCGTACTCATAAAGGCATTCCTGAAAATCATGTCAGAGCCTTTGAAGGAGATGCTTATCCATTGGGAGCGTTGCCCATAGGGACGATCGTTAATTGCGTGGAAAAATATCCTGGTCAAGGAGGTTCTCTCATTCACGCTGCTGGAACGTACGGCACGATATTAAGGAAGGACGGAGAGGATCGCGTGGTCGTTAAAATGCCAAGCAAAAAGGAGTTCAGCATCTACAAAACCTGTATGGCGACTGTAGGTAGACTGTCGAACATCGAACATGGTTCGACGCCAATTGGTAGCGCACAGAAGAATAGGGAACTTGGAAATCGACCGAGAAGCGGTCTGTGGCAGAGGAAGACCGGTCGATTCGGCCGAAAAATAAAACCTCCGGGTCCTGTACGGAAGGTCGGCATAGATGAAAAggataatataaacattaagCTTGAAATGAATATTGTAGGACTGAATGCTGTAAACttataa